A portion of the Paenibacillus hamazuiensis genome contains these proteins:
- the proC gene encoding pyrroline-5-carboxylate reductase has protein sequence MSMTLLDAKITFVGAGSMAEAIIRGLLDKHKAKPDNLFAFNRSDVSKLKALREKYGIRITGEPAEKDEFVRKADIVVVAFKPKDAVEGLSALRRLLHPGQLLVSVIAGLSIETMQFILEAQMPIARTMPNTSSTIGLGACGLSFSPAVSETQRGLAREMFEATGIVALVEETQLDIVTGVSGSGPAYIYYMMEAMIKGGVQGGLSEETARELTVQTVLGAARMVQTTLENPADLRRKVTSPNGTTQAALETLDRHHFSEGVVKAVLRAAERAKEMGDAISEGAGLTAGTASALRSQNIQK, from the coding sequence ATGAGCATGACTTTACTGGACGCCAAAATCACATTCGTCGGCGCCGGATCGATGGCGGAAGCGATCATTCGCGGGCTGCTCGATAAGCATAAAGCCAAGCCGGATAACCTGTTTGCCTTCAACCGCAGCGATGTCTCGAAACTCAAGGCGCTGCGCGAAAAATACGGCATCCGCATCACGGGAGAACCGGCGGAAAAAGACGAATTCGTGCGCAAAGCCGATATCGTCGTCGTCGCTTTCAAGCCGAAAGATGCCGTTGAAGGACTGAGCGCACTGCGCCGCCTGCTTCATCCCGGCCAGCTGCTCGTATCCGTCATCGCCGGTTTGTCGATCGAAACGATGCAGTTTATTCTCGAAGCGCAGATGCCGATCGCCCGTACGATGCCGAATACGTCCAGTACGATCGGCCTTGGCGCATGCGGCCTCAGCTTCTCCCCTGCCGTAAGTGAAACGCAGCGCGGTCTCGCCCGGGAGATGTTCGAGGCGACGGGGATCGTCGCGCTCGTCGAAGAAACGCAGCTCGACATCGTCACCGGCGTTTCGGGCAGCGGCCCCGCCTACATCTACTATATGATGGAGGCGATGATCAAAGGCGGCGTGCAGGGCGGGCTTTCCGAGGAGACTGCACGCGAGCTGACGGTGCAAACCGTGCTCGGGGCTGCCCGCATGGTGCAGACGACGCTGGAAAATCCGGCCGATTTGCGCCGGAAGGTAACATCACCGAACGGAACAACGCAGGCTGCGCTCGAGACGCTGGACCGTCATCATTTTTCGGAAGGCGTTGTTAAGGCTGTCCTCCGCGCGGCGGAACGCGCCAAGGAAATGGGCGATGCAATCAGCGAAGGCGCCGGATTGACGGCCGGAACCGCATCCGCTCTCCGTTCCCAAAATATTCAAAAGTAG
- a CDS encoding glutamate-5-semialdehyde dehydrogenase, which translates to MSIHQTAVSEVVQKATLAKQAAHRMSMLTTEQKNEALLRMADALISEQASIISANALDLQRGRENGTSESLLDRLALNETRIAAMADGLRQVVELPDPVGDLLEEFDRPNGMHIRKVRVPLGVIGMIYEARPNVTVDAAGLCLKTGNAVVLRGGSSALESNRRIVEVLHGALAESAIPADALQLIFSADRSSVDEMLKLNGLIDVLIPRGGASLIRNVVMNATVPVIETGAGICHTFIDESAQPDMAARIAINAKVQRPSVCNSMETLLVHEAYAEKHLATLAEEFRSRNTELRGDERARRLIPDMKAAAAADWDTEYNDYILNVKIVSGLDEALEHIRRHGTMHSECIVTENEANAQRFLQEVDAAAVYHNVSTRFTDGFEFGFGAEIGISTQKLHARGPMGLPALTSTKFVVTGSGQIRG; encoded by the coding sequence ATGTCGATACATCAAACCGCCGTCAGCGAAGTGGTACAGAAGGCCACGCTGGCGAAGCAAGCGGCTCACCGGATGAGCATGCTCACGACGGAGCAAAAAAACGAAGCGCTGCTGCGGATGGCGGATGCCCTTATCTCGGAGCAAGCTTCGATCATCTCCGCCAATGCGCTCGATTTGCAGCGCGGCCGCGAGAACGGCACCAGCGAGTCGCTGCTTGACCGGCTTGCGCTGAATGAAACGCGCATCGCCGCCATGGCTGACGGCCTGCGCCAGGTTGTGGAGCTGCCCGATCCTGTCGGCGACTTGCTCGAAGAGTTTGACCGGCCTAACGGCATGCACATCCGTAAAGTCCGCGTGCCGCTCGGCGTCATCGGCATGATCTACGAAGCGCGCCCTAACGTGACCGTGGACGCCGCCGGCCTTTGCCTGAAAACGGGCAACGCCGTCGTTTTGCGCGGCGGCTCTTCGGCGCTGGAATCCAACCGGCGCATCGTGGAAGTGCTTCACGGCGCATTGGCAGAGTCGGCAATTCCGGCGGACGCGCTGCAGCTCATCTTCAGCGCCGACCGCTCCTCCGTCGACGAAATGTTGAAGCTGAACGGGCTGATCGACGTGCTCATCCCACGCGGCGGCGCATCGCTTATCCGGAACGTGGTCATGAACGCGACCGTGCCGGTCATCGAAACCGGTGCGGGCATATGCCATACGTTTATCGATGAGAGCGCGCAGCCGGACATGGCGGCTCGCATCGCGATCAATGCGAAGGTGCAGCGCCCGTCCGTCTGCAACTCGATGGAGACGCTGCTCGTGCATGAGGCTTATGCCGAAAAGCACCTCGCCACGCTTGCCGAGGAATTCCGCAGCCGCAATACCGAGCTGCGCGGCGACGAACGTGCGCGCCGGCTCATTCCGGACATGAAGGCGGCGGCCGCGGCAGATTGGGATACCGAATATAACGACTACATTTTGAACGTGAAGATCGTATCCGGCCTCGACGAAGCCCTGGAGCACATACGCCGCCACGGCACGATGCATTCCGAGTGCATCGTTACGGAAAACGAAGCGAATGCGCAGCGGTTTTTGCAAGAAGTGGATGCCGCCGCCGTTTATCATAACGTCTCCACCCGCTTCACCGACGGTTTCGAATTCGGCTTCGGCGCCGAAATCGGCATCAGCACGCAGAAGCTGCACGCGCGCGGACCGATGGGCCTCCCTGCCCTCACCTCGACCAAATTCGTCGTAACCGGAAGCGGACAAATTCGCGGCTAA
- the mtnB gene encoding methylthioribulose 1-phosphate dehydratase, giving the protein MTAPILLEEKQRAFAELREAKTLLAAKGWFPATSGNLSIRVGEFSPEQFTFAITASGKDKSVNTPSDFLLVNEKGQPTEATGLKPSAETLIHCEIYRLTGCGAIYHVHTVFNNLVSELFWEQRSIPVEGVELIKAFNIWDEDAVIHVPILPNYADIPKIAALVPDVLDKRVPGIMLRKHGIYAWGANPFEAKRHLEAFEFLFEYVYRWHLLKK; this is encoded by the coding sequence GTGACCGCCCCCATTTTGCTGGAGGAAAAACAACGCGCTTTCGCCGAGCTGCGCGAAGCGAAGACGCTGCTTGCCGCCAAAGGCTGGTTTCCCGCCACCAGCGGCAACTTATCGATCCGCGTCGGCGAGTTTTCGCCGGAGCAGTTTACATTTGCCATTACCGCGAGCGGCAAAGACAAGTCGGTAAACACCCCGTCCGACTTCCTGCTCGTGAATGAAAAAGGCCAGCCCACCGAAGCGACGGGGTTGAAGCCTTCCGCAGAGACGCTCATTCATTGCGAAATATACCGGCTGACCGGCTGCGGCGCGATTTATCACGTGCATACCGTATTCAACAACCTGGTATCCGAGCTGTTCTGGGAACAGCGCAGCATTCCGGTCGAAGGGGTCGAACTGATCAAAGCGTTTAACATTTGGGACGAAGACGCGGTCATTCACGTGCCGATTTTGCCCAACTATGCGGACATCCCGAAAATCGCCGCGCTCGTACCGGACGTACTCGACAAACGCGTTCCCGGCATCATGCTGCGCAAGCACGGCATTTACGCCTGGGGCGCCAATCCGTTCGAAGCGAAACGCCACCTTGAGGCGTTCGAATTTTTGTTCGAATATGTCTATCGCTGGCATTTGTTGAAAAAGTAA
- a CDS encoding pyridoxal phosphate-dependent aminotransferase yields MTTKSTQAGASAFPIRAAERIQELPVQFFAKLVGKANEQIAAGHDVINLGQGNPDQPTPEHIVRSLQKAAENPQYHRYPPFNGYLFLKQAVAQRYKEDYGVELDPETEVAILFGGKTGLVEISQCLLNPGDVCLVPDPGYPDYWSGVALAGAEMVMMPLRADNAFLPDYSVLKQDDVNRAKLMFINYPNNPTAVTAPASFYEETIRFAAKNGIVVASDFAYGAIGFDGQKPVSFLQLPGAKEVGIEFYTLSKTYNMAGWRVGFALGNREVVRLINLIQDHYYCSLFGGIQEAAAAALTGPQDCVANLLATYQSRRDALYAALKRIGWEAKPSQGSFFCWLPVPKGYTSTSLADLLLDKAKIVVAPGIGFGESGEGFVRLGLLSDEARLEEAVDRIGKLNLF; encoded by the coding sequence ATGACTACAAAATCAACGCAGGCCGGCGCTTCGGCTTTTCCGATTCGGGCGGCGGAGCGCATTCAGGAGCTGCCTGTGCAGTTTTTCGCCAAGCTGGTCGGAAAGGCAAACGAGCAAATCGCCGCAGGCCATGATGTCATCAATCTTGGGCAAGGCAACCCGGACCAGCCGACTCCCGAGCACATCGTGCGCTCGCTGCAAAAAGCGGCCGAAAATCCACAATACCACCGGTACCCGCCGTTTAACGGGTATTTGTTTCTGAAGCAGGCGGTCGCGCAGCGTTATAAGGAAGATTACGGCGTCGAGCTTGACCCGGAAACCGAAGTCGCCATTTTGTTCGGCGGCAAAACGGGGCTCGTCGAGATCAGCCAATGTTTGCTGAACCCCGGCGACGTTTGCCTTGTGCCCGACCCCGGCTATCCCGATTATTGGTCGGGCGTGGCGCTCGCGGGAGCGGAAATGGTAATGATGCCGCTGCGGGCGGATAACGCCTTTCTGCCTGATTATTCCGTGCTGAAGCAGGACGATGTGAACCGCGCGAAGCTGATGTTCATCAACTATCCGAACAATCCGACCGCGGTGACGGCTCCGGCTTCCTTTTATGAGGAGACGATTCGGTTTGCCGCGAAAAACGGCATCGTCGTCGCCAGCGATTTCGCCTACGGCGCGATCGGCTTTGACGGACAAAAGCCGGTCAGCTTCCTGCAGCTTCCGGGAGCGAAAGAAGTCGGCATCGAATTTTATACGTTATCGAAAACATACAATATGGCCGGCTGGCGCGTCGGCTTCGCTCTCGGCAACCGCGAGGTGGTCCGCCTGATCAATTTGATCCAGGACCACTATTACTGCAGCCTGTTCGGCGGCATTCAGGAAGCTGCGGCTGCCGCGCTGACAGGGCCTCAGGACTGCGTGGCGAATCTGCTTGCCACTTACCAGAGCCGCAGGGACGCGCTGTATGCGGCGCTTAAGCGCATCGGCTGGGAAGCAAAGCCTTCGCAGGGATCGTTTTTCTGCTGGCTGCCCGTGCCGAAAGGTTATACGTCGACCTCTCTGGCCGATCTGCTGCTTGACAAAGCGAAAATCGTCGTCGCGCCGGGCATCGGTTTCGGGGAAAGCGGCGAAGGCTTCGTACGGCTCGGACTGCTGTCCGACGAAGCCCGCCTGGAAGAAGCGGTCGACCGCATCGGCAAGCTGAACTTGTTTTAG
- a CDS encoding class I SAM-dependent methyltransferase, with protein sequence MTIDFHDAANRSSYAQRSVNDSWKSWLSARISFPGKKAADIGCGGGIYTKALIELGAAEAVGIDFSEAMLAGAAENCAGLPQIAFWQGTAQHTGLPGGKFDIILERALIHHLSHPDLLLCFKEAHRLLADTGMLIVQDRTPEDCLLPGNAEHIRGYFFEKYRWLAPFETARRHPDEVVCQALAAAGFQTVETETLWETRASYSGMEALRSDLMARTGRSILHELADRQLEELCDFIEERAAFKTGGPIVEKDRWTVWLAVKQ encoded by the coding sequence ATGACCATCGATTTTCATGATGCCGCAAACCGAAGCAGCTACGCGCAAAGATCGGTCAATGACAGCTGGAAAAGCTGGCTTTCCGCCCGCATTTCCTTTCCGGGCAAAAAAGCCGCGGACATCGGGTGCGGTGGCGGCATATATACGAAGGCGCTGATCGAGCTCGGCGCCGCGGAAGCGGTCGGCATTGATTTTTCCGAAGCGATGCTCGCGGGGGCGGCAGAAAATTGCGCGGGTTTGCCGCAAATCGCATTTTGGCAAGGCACCGCTCAACATACGGGGCTTCCCGGCGGGAAATTCGACATCATCCTGGAAAGGGCGCTGATCCATCATCTTTCGCACCCGGATTTACTCCTTTGCTTTAAGGAAGCCCATCGGCTGCTTGCCGATACAGGAATGCTGATCGTGCAGGACCGAACGCCGGAGGATTGCTTGCTGCCGGGAAACGCCGAGCATATTCGCGGGTATTTTTTCGAAAAATATCGATGGCTTGCGCCGTTCGAAACGGCTCGCCGCCATCCGGACGAAGTGGTGTGTCAGGCTTTGGCGGCTGCCGGTTTTCAGACGGTCGAAACGGAAACGCTATGGGAAACGCGCGCGTCGTATTCCGGAATGGAAGCGTTGAGAAGCGATCTCATGGCCCGAACGGGGCGATCGATTTTGCATGAGCTTGCCGATCGGCAACTGGAGGAGCTTTGCGATTTTATTGAAGAGAGGGCAGCGTTTAAAACAGGCGGGCCGATCGTAGAAAAAGACCGCTGGACGGTCTGGCTCGCCGTTAAACAGTAA
- a CDS encoding 2-hydroxy-3-keto-5-methylthiopentenyl-1-phosphate phosphatase, producing MNRQRIIFCDFDGTITVNDNIVAIMKHFKPEGWDKLVEQVLSKQISISEGVGAMFALLPSSRQKEVVDYAISNAVIRPGFRELLDYCREQDVKFLVTSGGIDFFVYPLLAPFSIPQENIYCNGSDFTGERIRIVWPHPCDEQCHNECGMCKTTIIRSYPSDRYEKILIGDSVTDFEGAKLVDTVFARSHLIDMCKEIGLPYHPFNDFYDIIDKLQSKEAIRP from the coding sequence ATGAACAGACAACGAATCATCTTTTGCGATTTTGACGGGACGATCACCGTGAACGATAATATCGTCGCGATTATGAAGCATTTCAAACCGGAGGGCTGGGACAAACTCGTCGAGCAGGTTTTAAGCAAGCAAATCTCGATCAGTGAGGGTGTCGGCGCTATGTTCGCGCTGCTCCCCTCTTCCCGGCAAAAGGAAGTCGTCGACTATGCGATCAGCAACGCCGTCATCCGTCCGGGCTTCCGCGAACTTCTCGATTACTGCCGCGAGCAGGACGTTAAGTTTCTTGTGACAAGCGGCGGCATCGACTTTTTCGTCTATCCGCTGCTGGCGCCGTTTTCGATACCTCAGGAAAACATCTACTGCAACGGCAGCGACTTTACCGGAGAACGCATCCGCATCGTCTGGCCGCATCCGTGCGATGAGCAGTGCCACAACGAATGCGGCATGTGCAAAACGACGATTATCCGTTCGTATCCAAGCGATCGGTACGAGAAAATTTTGATCGGCGACAGCGTCACCGACTTCGAAGGCGCCAAGCTGGTCGATACTGTGTTTGCCCGTTCCCACTTGATCGACATGTGCAAGGAGATTGGACTGCCGTACCATCCGTTTAACGATTTTTACGACATCATCGACAAATTACAATCGAAGGAGGCAATACGTCCGTGA
- a CDS encoding carbon-nitrogen family hydrolase: MSTNTLNIALLQMDIAIGEPDANFAKLETLLAEAVNGSPKPDVIVFPEMWNTGYALDRIHELADPNGERTDALLSAFSREHGVHIVGGSIAEKVGADVRNTIYVYDREGNKVADYSKIHLFRLMDEEKYLVGGERVGAVQLGEVPAGVMICYDIRFPELARKLALGGAKVLFVPAEWPKPRLHHWRTLLTARAIENQMFVVSCNRVGISGATDFFGHSMVIGPWGEVIAEGDESERIIRASINLDDVDRVRKTIPIFEDRRPSLY; the protein is encoded by the coding sequence ATGTCGACGAATACATTAAACATTGCGTTGCTGCAGATGGATATCGCGATCGGCGAGCCGGACGCCAACTTTGCCAAGCTGGAAACGCTGCTCGCCGAAGCGGTAAACGGATCGCCGAAGCCGGACGTCATCGTTTTTCCGGAAATGTGGAACACCGGCTATGCGCTGGACCGCATTCACGAGCTGGCGGATCCGAACGGCGAACGGACGGACGCGCTGCTGTCCGCCTTCAGCCGCGAGCATGGCGTCCATATTGTGGGCGGTTCGATTGCGGAAAAGGTCGGCGCCGACGTCCGCAATACGATTTACGTGTATGACCGCGAAGGGAACAAAGTGGCGGATTATTCGAAAATTCATCTGTTCCGCTTGATGGATGAGGAGAAGTATTTGGTCGGCGGCGAGCGGGTAGGTGCGGTTCAGCTCGGAGAAGTGCCGGCCGGCGTGATGATTTGCTACGACATCCGCTTTCCGGAGCTGGCGCGCAAGCTGGCGCTCGGCGGGGCGAAGGTGCTGTTCGTCCCTGCGGAATGGCCGAAGCCGCGGCTTCATCATTGGCGGACGCTGCTCACGGCAAGAGCGATCGAAAATCAAATGTTCGTCGTGTCGTGCAACCGTGTAGGCATTAGCGGCGCCACGGACTTTTTCGGCCATTCGATGGTCATCGGCCCTTGGGGCGAGGTGATCGCCGAAGGCGACGAAAGCGAACGCATCATCCGCGCGTCGATTAATCTGGACGATGTCGACCGGGTACGGAAAACGATTCCGATATTCGAGGATCGCAGACCAAGCCTTTATTAA
- the proB gene encoding glutamate 5-kinase, producing MKQRIVVKIGSSSLTSDEGGLNKEKIVFFAGELARAHADGFEVLLVTSGAVAAGFRQIGYASRPKILHEKQASAAVGQALLMQAYHEAFSAHGVGVAQILLTRYDFSNRKRIHNAMMTIDELMRRGIIPIINENDTVSVDELKFSENDTLSALVANLVKASRLAILTDIDGLYTADPRKNPEARRIDRVETIGDELYRIAGGSGSSVGTGGMLSKLEAARIAMRGGVPVFIGQVLEPGDLRIALDGIGKGTYFETTAHALPVKKQWLGFHSLPQGRIAVDGGAEAALVSGGKSLLPAGVKEVSGDFHPGDVVEVVGPGGHTLGRGVVNYAAWQLQAVAGLSTEEVQRRIEVPRIEVIHRDEWITLQQVN from the coding sequence ATGAAGCAAAGGATTGTCGTTAAAATCGGCAGCAGTTCGCTGACCTCGGACGAAGGCGGACTCAATAAGGAAAAAATCGTCTTTTTTGCCGGGGAGCTGGCGCGGGCTCATGCGGACGGCTTCGAGGTGCTGCTCGTCACATCGGGTGCGGTGGCCGCGGGCTTCCGCCAAATCGGCTACGCGAGCCGTCCGAAAATACTGCACGAGAAGCAAGCTTCCGCGGCCGTCGGCCAGGCGCTGCTGATGCAGGCGTACCACGAGGCGTTCAGCGCCCATGGCGTAGGGGTCGCGCAAATACTGCTCACCCGCTACGATTTCTCCAACCGGAAGCGAATCCATAACGCAATGATGACGATCGACGAGCTGATGCGCCGCGGCATCATTCCAATCATCAACGAAAACGACACGGTGTCGGTCGATGAGCTGAAATTCAGCGAAAACGATACGCTTTCCGCGCTCGTCGCCAATCTGGTCAAAGCGAGCCGACTGGCGATTCTCACCGATATCGACGGGCTTTACACAGCCGACCCGCGAAAAAATCCGGAAGCGCGGCGCATCGACCGCGTGGAAACGATCGGCGACGAGCTTTACCGTATCGCGGGCGGCTCGGGCTCTTCCGTCGGGACGGGGGGTATGCTCTCCAAGCTCGAAGCGGCGCGCATCGCCATGCGCGGCGGCGTGCCGGTGTTCATCGGCCAGGTGCTCGAGCCGGGCGACCTGCGGATTGCCCTTGACGGAATCGGCAAGGGTACATATTTCGAGACGACGGCTCATGCGCTGCCGGTCAAAAAACAATGGCTCGGCTTCCACTCGCTGCCGCAGGGCCGCATCGCCGTCGACGGCGGCGCGGAAGCCGCCCTTGTGAGCGGCGGCAAAAGCCTGCTTCCGGCCGGCGTCAAGGAAGTGAGCGGCGATTTTCACCCCGGCGACGTCGTCGAGGTCGTCGGTCCCGGCGGACATACGCTCGGCCGCGGCGTCGTCAACTATGCGGCATGGCAGCTGCAGGCGGTCGCCGGGCTGTCGACCGAAGAGGTGCAGCGCCGCATCGAGGTGCCGCGGATCGAGGTCATCCACCGCGACGAGTGGATTACGCTGCAGCAGGTGAACTGA
- a CDS encoding 2,3-diketo-5-methylthiopentyl-1-phosphate enolase, whose translation MSSYCLATYRCYDEKADFAKKAQGIAVGLTVGSWTDLPEAKKAEMEKHLGRVVDIRVHEPAEGAPLSERYADIDIAYPDLNYSRDIPALLVTVFGKLSMDGRIKLIDLKFSGEFLSAFPGPKFGIRGVRNLLGVHDRPLLMSIFKSVIGHDMPALREQFYLQALGGVDLIKDDEILFENPLTPIEKRVETCLEAAHQAEKETGQKLLYAVNLTGPTFELKNQARKAIAAGANAFLFNVLAYGFDVLHELARDPEIKVPIMAHPAMAGAMYPSPYHGIAASVLLGKLMRIAGADIVLFPSPYGSVVMPREENMAIQHALLSGPPEYIYAGGSGNGSGTANPAGTAFPQTSFPVPSAGIHPGLVPLILKDFGGEVIVNAGGGIHGHPMGTAAGGHAFRQAIDACLQGKPLRVYAETHPELQAAINAWGIKE comes from the coding sequence GTGAGTTCTTATTGTTTGGCCACATATCGCTGCTACGACGAGAAAGCCGATTTCGCCAAAAAAGCCCAAGGCATTGCGGTAGGACTTACCGTCGGCAGCTGGACGGATCTTCCCGAGGCCAAAAAAGCCGAGATGGAAAAGCATTTGGGCCGCGTTGTCGATATTCGCGTCCATGAGCCTGCAGAGGGAGCTCCGTTGTCGGAGCGTTACGCCGATATCGATATCGCTTACCCCGATCTGAACTACAGCCGGGACATCCCCGCTCTGCTCGTTACCGTGTTCGGCAAGCTGTCGATGGACGGGCGGATCAAGCTGATCGATTTGAAGTTTTCCGGGGAGTTCCTATCCGCATTCCCCGGTCCGAAATTCGGCATCCGCGGCGTTCGGAACCTGCTCGGCGTTCATGACCGCCCGCTTCTGATGAGCATCTTCAAATCGGTTATCGGACATGACATGCCGGCGTTAAGGGAGCAGTTTTACTTGCAGGCGCTCGGCGGCGTCGATCTTATCAAAGACGATGAAATATTGTTCGAAAATCCGTTGACACCGATCGAAAAAAGGGTCGAAACGTGCCTGGAAGCCGCCCATCAGGCCGAGAAAGAAACCGGTCAAAAGCTTCTCTACGCCGTCAATTTGACAGGACCGACATTCGAGCTTAAAAATCAAGCCCGCAAGGCGATTGCCGCCGGCGCTAACGCATTTCTGTTCAACGTCCTCGCCTACGGCTTCGATGTTCTGCACGAGCTGGCACGCGACCCGGAAATCAAAGTGCCGATCATGGCGCATCCCGCAATGGCCGGAGCGATGTACCCGTCGCCGTATCACGGCATCGCCGCTTCGGTGCTGCTTGGCAAGCTGATGCGGATCGCAGGGGCGGACATCGTGCTGTTCCCTTCTCCTTACGGCTCGGTCGTCATGCCGCGGGAAGAAAATATGGCGATCCAGCACGCGCTGCTGTCCGGACCTCCCGAGTACATATATGCGGGAGGAAGCGGGAACGGCTCCGGGACGGCGAATCCGGCCGGTACGGCGTTCCCTCAAACCAGCTTTCCGGTACCTTCCGCCGGCATCCACCCCGGACTTGTACCGCTTATTTTGAAAGATTTCGGCGGTGAAGTGATCGTGAACGCCGGAGGCGGCATCCACGGCCACCCGATGGGCACTGCAGCCGGAGGACACGCTTTCCGCCAAGCGATCGACGCATGCCTTCAAGGCAAGCCGCTGCGCGTCTATGCCGAAACGCATCCGGAGCTGCAGGCGGCTATCAACGCATGGGGGATCAAAGAATGA